One window of Cryobacterium arcticum genomic DNA carries:
- the mgrA gene encoding L-glyceraldehyde 3-phosphate reductase, producing the protein MTYLPADTRYESMPYRRTGRSGLKLPAISLGLWQNFGDGAPVETQRAILRRAFDLGVTHFDLANNYGPPYGSAETNFGRIFAEDFSAHRDETVISTKAGYDMWPGPYGDFGSRKYLLSSLDASLNRMGLDYVDIFYSHRADPETPLEETMGALHTAVTSGRALYAGISSYSPERTRQAAEILAEMGTPLLIHQPSYSMFNRWVEGGLLDTLDDLGVGCIAFSPLAQGLLTDRYLNGVPEGSRASQAGSMSRDMVNDATVGRIRALTEIADARGQSLAQLALSWVLRRGTVTSALVGASSVTQLETNVAAIDNLVFTDEEVTAIDAHAVDLGINLWEPSSAV; encoded by the coding sequence ATGACGTACCTTCCCGCAGACACCCGTTACGAGTCCATGCCGTACCGCCGCACCGGGCGCAGCGGCCTCAAACTGCCCGCGATCTCGCTGGGCCTGTGGCAGAACTTCGGCGATGGCGCCCCGGTGGAGACGCAACGCGCGATCCTGCGGCGGGCCTTCGACCTCGGGGTCACCCACTTCGACCTCGCCAACAACTACGGCCCGCCCTACGGCAGCGCCGAGACGAACTTCGGCCGCATCTTCGCCGAGGACTTCTCCGCCCACCGCGACGAGACTGTCATCTCCACCAAGGCCGGCTACGACATGTGGCCCGGACCGTACGGCGACTTCGGCTCGCGCAAGTACCTGCTCTCCAGCCTCGATGCGTCGCTGAATCGGATGGGTCTGGACTATGTCGACATCTTCTACTCCCACCGGGCCGACCCGGAGACCCCGCTCGAGGAGACCATGGGCGCGCTGCACACGGCCGTCACGAGCGGCCGGGCGCTGTACGCCGGCATCTCCTCCTACTCACCCGAACGCACCCGGCAGGCCGCCGAAATTCTGGCCGAGATGGGCACGCCGCTGCTGATCCACCAGCCCTCGTACTCGATGTTCAACCGCTGGGTGGAGGGCGGCCTGCTCGACACCCTCGACGACCTCGGCGTGGGCTGCATCGCGTTCTCCCCGCTGGCCCAGGGGCTGCTCACCGACCGCTACCTCAATGGGGTGCCCGAGGGCTCCCGCGCCTCGCAGGCCGGGTCGATGAGCCGTGACATGGTCAACGACGCGACGGTGGGGCGCATCCGTGCCCTGACCGAGATCGCGGATGCGCGCGGCCAGTCGCTCGCGCAGCTCGCGCTTTCGTGGGTGCTTCGGCGGGGCACCGTCACATCGGCGCTCGTCGGCGCGTCCTCGGTCACGCAGTTGGAGACGAACGTCGCCGCGATCGACAATCTCGTCTTCACCGACGAGGAGGTCACCGCGATCGACGCACACGCCGTGGACCTGGGCATCAACCTCTGGGAGCCGTCCAGCGCCGTCTAG
- a CDS encoding ECF transporter S component, giving the protein MPAAPSSTAASPASATRPIHRFTLKDLVLIVVLGVVFGFLYWALVQAWTGLSILLGPAGDLAQHVLLGGWLLVAPIAVAIVRTRFAGVIAEILASVIEVVFLGSAVGPILFVAAAIQGAGSELPFALRRYSSFGWGSYALSGLLGSGFVFIFSAFRSGWFGQDLFFLRLGIQLASGVILGGLLAKVIVDALAKTGVVDNYAIGRALNS; this is encoded by the coding sequence ATGCCTGCTGCACCCTCCTCCACCGCCGCCTCTCCCGCATCCGCCACCCGCCCCATCCACCGTTTCACCCTCAAGGACCTCGTGCTCATCGTCGTGCTCGGGGTGGTCTTCGGCTTCCTCTACTGGGCACTCGTGCAGGCGTGGACCGGGCTGTCGATCCTGCTCGGGCCGGCCGGCGACCTCGCCCAGCACGTGCTGCTGGGCGGCTGGCTGCTCGTGGCGCCCATCGCCGTGGCCATCGTGCGCACCCGGTTCGCCGGGGTGATCGCCGAGATCCTGGCCTCCGTCATCGAGGTCGTGTTCCTCGGCTCCGCCGTCGGACCGATCCTGTTCGTTGCCGCGGCGATCCAAGGTGCCGGCAGCGAGCTGCCGTTCGCGCTGCGCCGGTACTCGTCCTTCGGCTGGGGCAGCTACGCGCTGTCCGGCCTGCTCGGTTCGGGATTCGTGTTCATCTTCTCCGCCTTCCGGTCCGGCTGGTTCGGCCAGGACCTGTTCTTCCTCCGCTTGGGCATCCAGCTGGCCTCCGGCGTCATCCTGGGCGGGCTGCTGGCGAAGGTGATCGTGGACGCGCTGGCCAAGACGGGCGTGGTCGACAACTACGCCATCGGCCGCGCGCTGAACAGCTAG
- the purL gene encoding phosphoribosylformylglycinamidine synthase subunit PurL: MTAVSNTSSRGVADTVTNAINTPEKEQPYAALGLTPGEYAEIRTILGRRPTSGELAMYSVMWSEHCSYKSSKKYLRQFGDKVSPAMKKNLMVGMGENAGVLDVGEGWAVTFKIESHNHPSYIEPFQGAATGVGGIVRDIISMGARPVAVMDALRFGDINDPDTARVVHGVVSGISFYGNCLGLPNIGGETWFDSVYQGNPLVNALSVGVLRHEDLHLANASGAGNKVVLFGARTGGDGIGGASILASDTFSEGGPTKRPAVQVGDPFAEKVLIECCLELYREKLVEGIQDLGAAGISCATSELASNGDGGMYIQLEKVLLRDPSLTAEEILMSESQERMMAVVTPEKLAGFLAVVEKWDVETSVLGEVTDSGRLIIDFHGEEIVNVDPRTVAVDGPVYDRPVAYPTWIDALQADTASALPRATDAATLQEQFLALLGSPNLADPSWITDQYDRYVMGNTALSFPDDAGMIRIDEESGLGFVISTDANGRYCQLDPYRGAQLALAEAYRNVAVTGAVPVGISDCLNFGSPENPEVMWQFSQAVEGLADGCLELEIPVTGGNVSFYNQTGDQPIHPTPVVAVLGVIDDVARRVPSGWQDDGHNIYLLGITREELDGSAWSAVVHDHLGGVPPIVDLGREADLAGLLHAASIEALIDSAHDLSTGGLAQALAEAVLRFGVGARVWLGDILERDGIDASVALFSESTGRVLVSVPREDDVKFLGLCEGRDYPVLRIGVTDATAPVLEIQDYFTVPLTELQSRHRSTLPNAFA, from the coding sequence GTGACCGCTGTTTCCAACACATCCTCCCGCGGCGTCGCTGACACCGTGACCAATGCGATCAACACTCCCGAGAAGGAGCAGCCGTACGCTGCCCTCGGGTTGACGCCCGGCGAATACGCCGAGATCCGCACCATCCTGGGCCGCCGCCCCACCTCGGGTGAGCTCGCCATGTACTCGGTGATGTGGAGCGAGCACTGCTCCTACAAGAGCTCGAAGAAGTACCTGCGCCAGTTCGGCGACAAGGTCTCCCCCGCCATGAAGAAGAACCTGATGGTGGGCATGGGCGAGAACGCCGGCGTGCTCGACGTGGGCGAGGGCTGGGCCGTCACCTTCAAGATCGAATCGCACAACCACCCCTCTTACATCGAGCCGTTCCAGGGCGCCGCGACCGGCGTCGGCGGCATCGTGCGCGACATCATCTCGATGGGCGCCCGCCCGGTCGCCGTGATGGATGCCCTCCGCTTCGGCGACATCAACGACCCCGACACCGCCCGTGTTGTGCACGGCGTGGTCTCCGGCATCAGCTTCTACGGCAACTGCCTCGGCCTGCCCAACATCGGCGGTGAGACCTGGTTCGACTCCGTCTACCAGGGCAACCCGCTGGTGAATGCGCTCTCCGTTGGCGTGCTGCGCCACGAGGACCTGCACCTGGCCAACGCCTCGGGCGCGGGCAACAAGGTGGTGCTCTTCGGAGCCCGCACCGGCGGCGACGGCATCGGCGGCGCATCCATTCTGGCCTCGGACACCTTCAGCGAGGGCGGCCCCACCAAGCGCCCCGCCGTGCAGGTGGGCGACCCGTTCGCCGAGAAGGTGCTCATCGAGTGCTGCCTCGAGCTGTACCGCGAAAAGCTCGTCGAGGGCATCCAGGACCTGGGCGCCGCGGGTATCTCCTGCGCCACCAGCGAGCTGGCCTCCAACGGCGACGGCGGCATGTACATCCAGCTGGAGAAGGTGCTGCTGCGCGACCCGTCGCTCACCGCCGAAGAGATCCTGATGAGCGAGAGCCAGGAACGCATGATGGCCGTCGTCACGCCGGAGAAGCTCGCCGGCTTCCTCGCCGTGGTGGAGAAGTGGGACGTGGAGACCAGCGTGCTCGGCGAGGTCACCGACTCCGGACGCCTGATCATCGACTTCCACGGTGAAGAGATCGTCAACGTCGACCCGCGCACCGTCGCCGTCGACGGCCCGGTCTACGACCGCCCGGTGGCCTACCCCACCTGGATCGACGCGCTGCAGGCCGACACCGCCTCGGCCCTGCCCCGGGCGACGGATGCCGCCACCCTGCAGGAGCAGTTCCTCGCGCTGCTCGGCTCGCCCAACCTGGCCGACCCGAGCTGGATCACCGACCAGTACGACCGCTACGTGATGGGCAACACCGCCCTCTCCTTCCCGGACGACGCCGGCATGATCCGCATCGACGAGGAGTCGGGCCTCGGCTTCGTCATCTCCACCGACGCCAACGGCCGCTACTGCCAGCTCGACCCGTACCGCGGCGCCCAGCTGGCCCTGGCCGAGGCGTACCGCAACGTGGCCGTCACCGGCGCCGTGCCGGTGGGCATCAGCGACTGCCTCAACTTCGGCTCCCCCGAGAACCCCGAGGTCATGTGGCAGTTCTCCCAGGCCGTTGAGGGCCTGGCGGATGGCTGCCTCGAGCTGGAGATCCCGGTCACCGGCGGCAACGTGTCGTTCTACAACCAGACCGGCGACCAGCCGATCCACCCCACCCCGGTCGTGGCCGTGCTCGGCGTGATCGACGACGTCGCCCGCCGCGTGCCCAGCGGCTGGCAGGACGACGGACACAACATCTACCTGCTCGGCATCACCCGCGAAGAGCTCGACGGCTCCGCGTGGAGCGCCGTGGTGCACGACCACCTCGGTGGCGTACCGCCCATCGTCGACCTCGGCCGCGAAGCCGACCTCGCCGGTCTGCTGCACGCCGCGTCGATCGAGGCTTTGATCGACAGCGCGCACGACCTCTCCACCGGCGGCCTCGCGCAGGCCCTCGCCGAGGCCGTGCTCCGCTTCGGTGTTGGCGCGCGGGTCTGGCTCGGCGACATCCTCGAGCGCGACGGCATCGACGCATCCGTGGCCCTGTTCTCGGAGTCGACCGGCCGCGTGCTGGTCTCCGTGCCGCGTGAGGACGACGTCAAGTTCCTCGGCCTCTGCGAAGGTCGCGACTACCCGGTGTTGCGCATCGGCGTGACGGATGCGACCGCTCCGGTCCTGGAGATCCAGGACTACTTCACGGTGCCGCTGACCGAACTGCAGTCGCGTCACCGCAGCACGCTGCCGAACGCGTTCGCGTAA
- a CDS encoding DUF3817 domain-containing protein has product MSPRLFYRILSIAEAITWTILITAMLLKYVFAPGDFGDGAVRVGGFVHGLVFLAYGITAVLVGVNQHWRPRLMLLAVSTAVVPYATIPFDRWLERRNLLDGPWRREATDDPRDHTVVSRLLRVGLARPLLLASVLVVGLVAVFTTLLVMGPPGGGA; this is encoded by the coding sequence GTGTCACCCCGCCTGTTCTACCGCATCCTGTCCATCGCCGAGGCGATCACCTGGACGATCCTGATCACCGCGATGCTGCTCAAGTACGTGTTCGCGCCGGGCGACTTCGGGGACGGCGCGGTGCGGGTGGGCGGCTTCGTGCACGGGCTGGTGTTCCTGGCCTATGGGATCACCGCGGTGCTCGTGGGCGTCAACCAGCACTGGCGGCCCCGGCTGATGCTCCTCGCCGTGTCCACCGCCGTGGTGCCCTACGCCACGATCCCGTTCGACCGCTGGCTCGAGCGCCGCAACCTGCTCGACGGCCCCTGGCGCCGGGAGGCCACGGACGACCCCCGCGACCACACCGTGGTGAGCCGGCTGCTCCGCGTCGGGCTGGCCCGACCGCTGCTGCTGGCATCCGTTCTGGTGGTCGGCCTGGTCGCCGTCTTCACGACCCTGCTCGTGATGGGCCCGCCAGGCGGCGGCGCCTGA
- a CDS encoding ABC transporter ATP-binding protein, with protein sequence MSDIAEPAVTAPAVAVPASAVPAVEFRDVTVTFPRQDRAVLHGASFTIAAGERVVLFGPSGAGKSTLLATISGVVPHSVIAQVAGSVTVAGRDTLVTEVVDLSRHLGVLPQDPDSAVCLPGVEQELAFVLENRAVPPSQISDRIDAVLAVVGAGRLRERQTGTLSGGESQRVALAAALIGGPEILVLDEPTSMLDADGLRQVRDAVDAAARPGTVAVLLVEHRLDEYAGSRGAAGLPERCIVLGADGAITHDGPTASVLPAAALDLHRAGCWLPGDIELQAALGLSGGLTAPDVQRALLALAGEGCGAPEVFGPVVLAGRDLAVSRDAAPRAVRRRPWPFRRVAHNADDGQATRGGQTTPDGQSIRAGQAAHDDQTDSGGLPARAGQTEGRRVLLSGVNLELRAGEIVAVLGRNGAGKSSLLLTLAGLLAPAGGTVTGARPGLVFQNPEHQFLGNTVREEIAVGLPVASARVDRVLTEHGLGPLADRNPYRLSGGQKRKVSLAAMLVHERPSLLADEPTLGLDRRSTIATIAAFRRAARAGRGILLCSHDLRTVATLADRVLVVADGRIVADGSVVEVLRQGDLLARAGITVSPLLRWLVTRLDSVAQVRRVLDALDATVDAGAHVPTVEAQ encoded by the coding sequence ATGTCCGACATCGCGGAGCCCGCCGTCACGGCTCCCGCCGTCGCTGTGCCGGCCAGCGCCGTGCCGGCCGTCGAATTCCGGGACGTCACCGTCACGTTTCCCCGGCAGGACCGTGCCGTGCTGCACGGCGCCAGCTTCACGATCGCCGCCGGCGAGCGCGTGGTGCTGTTCGGCCCGTCCGGGGCCGGCAAGTCCACCCTGCTGGCCACGATCAGCGGGGTGGTGCCGCACTCGGTGATCGCCCAGGTCGCCGGATCGGTCACCGTGGCCGGCCGGGACACCCTGGTCACCGAGGTGGTGGACCTCTCCCGCCACCTCGGCGTGCTGCCGCAGGATCCGGACTCGGCCGTGTGCCTGCCCGGGGTGGAGCAGGAGCTCGCCTTCGTTCTGGAGAACCGGGCCGTGCCGCCGTCGCAGATCTCCGACCGCATCGACGCCGTCCTCGCCGTGGTGGGTGCCGGTCGGCTGCGCGAGCGGCAGACCGGCACGCTGTCGGGCGGGGAGAGCCAGCGGGTGGCGCTCGCGGCGGCGCTGATCGGCGGCCCGGAGATTCTGGTGCTCGACGAGCCGACGTCGATGCTGGATGCCGACGGGCTGCGGCAGGTGCGCGACGCTGTCGACGCCGCGGCCCGGCCCGGCACCGTCGCGGTGCTGCTGGTGGAACACCGACTCGACGAGTACGCGGGCAGCCGGGGCGCCGCCGGGCTGCCGGAGCGGTGCATCGTGCTCGGCGCCGACGGAGCGATCACGCACGACGGGCCCACCGCATCCGTGCTGCCGGCGGCGGCTCTGGACCTGCACCGGGCCGGCTGCTGGCTGCCCGGTGACATCGAACTGCAGGCCGCGCTCGGCCTCTCCGGCGGGCTCACAGCGCCGGACGTGCAACGGGCGCTGTTGGCGTTGGCGGGCGAGGGGTGCGGTGCGCCTGAGGTGTTCGGCCCCGTCGTGCTGGCCGGCCGGGACCTCGCGGTGAGCCGGGATGCGGCGCCGCGAGCGGTGCGGCGCCGGCCGTGGCCGTTCCGCCGGGTCGCGCACAACGCGGACGACGGACAGGCCACCCGCGGCGGACAGACGACACCCGACGGGCAGAGCATACGCGCCGGGCAGGCCGCACACGACGACCAGACCGACAGCGGCGGGCTTCCCGCCCGCGCCGGGCAAACCGAGGGTCGGCGGGTGCTGCTCAGCGGCGTCAACCTCGAGCTGCGCGCGGGCGAGATCGTGGCCGTGCTCGGTCGTAACGGCGCCGGCAAGTCCTCGCTGCTACTCACCCTGGCAGGCCTGCTCGCACCGGCCGGAGGCACCGTGACCGGTGCGCGGCCTGGCCTGGTCTTCCAGAATCCGGAGCACCAGTTCCTGGGCAACACTGTGCGGGAGGAGATCGCCGTGGGGCTGCCGGTTGCCTCCGCGCGGGTGGACCGGGTGCTCACCGAGCACGGGCTCGGCCCGCTCGCCGACCGGAACCCGTACCGGCTCTCCGGCGGCCAGAAACGCAAGGTCAGCCTCGCGGCGATGCTCGTTCACGAACGACCCAGCCTGCTCGCCGACGAGCCGACGCTCGGCCTCGACCGTCGGTCGACCATCGCCACGATCGCGGCCTTCCGCCGGGCCGCGCGGGCCGGGCGCGGCATCCTGCTGTGCAGCCACGACCTGCGCACCGTCGCGACCCTCGCCGACCGGGTCCTCGTCGTGGCGGACGGCCGGATCGTCGCGGACGGTTCGGTCGTCGAGGTGCTGCGCCAGGGCGACCTGCTCGCGCGGGCCGGGATCACCGTGTCGCCGCTCCTTCGCTGGCTCGTCACCCGGCTGGACTCCGTCGCACAGGTGCGGCGGGTGCTCGACGCCCTCGACGCGACGGTGGATGCGGGTGCGCACGTGCCCACTGTGGAGGCTCAGTGA
- the purQ gene encoding phosphoribosylformylglycinamidine synthase subunit PurQ, which translates to MRIGVVTFPGSLDDRDAQRAIRLAGAEPVALWHGEHDLHGVDAIVLPGGFSYGDYLRCGAIASLSPIMAEVIDAANKGMPVLGICNGFQMLTEAHLLEGGLIRNEAGAFICRDQRLRIENNSTDWTNGFTDKQEITIPLKNGEGGFIASADTLARLEGEGRVIARYLDVNPNGSLNDIAGVTNARGNVVGLMPHPEHAVEPGFGPDTALAMRSGVDGLAFFTSVIERALVNA; encoded by the coding sequence ATGCGCATCGGCGTCGTCACCTTCCCGGGCTCGCTCGACGACCGCGACGCCCAGCGCGCCATCCGCCTGGCCGGCGCAGAGCCCGTTGCCCTCTGGCACGGCGAGCACGACCTGCACGGCGTGGACGCCATCGTGCTGCCCGGCGGCTTCAGCTACGGCGACTACCTGCGCTGCGGCGCCATCGCCAGCCTCTCGCCGATCATGGCCGAGGTCATCGACGCCGCCAACAAGGGGATGCCCGTGCTCGGCATCTGCAACGGCTTCCAGATGCTCACCGAAGCGCACCTGCTCGAGGGCGGGCTCATCCGCAACGAGGCCGGCGCCTTCATCTGCCGCGACCAGCGCCTGCGCATCGAGAACAACTCGACGGACTGGACGAACGGTTTCACCGACAAGCAGGAGATCACCATCCCGCTGAAGAACGGCGAGGGCGGCTTCATCGCCTCCGCCGACACCCTGGCCCGCCTCGAGGGCGAGGGCCGCGTCATCGCCCGCTACCTCGACGTGAACCCGAACGGCTCGCTCAACGACATCGCCGGCGTCACCAACGCACGCGGCAACGTCGTGGGCCTGATGCCGCACCCCGAGCACGCCGTAGAGCCCGGCTTCGGCCCCGACACCGCGCTAGCGATGCGCAGCGGCGTCGACGGCCTCGCGTTCTTCACCTCGGTGATCGAGCGCGCGCTGGTCAACGCGTAG
- a CDS encoding TMEM175 family protein, which translates to MESARARYRRLLDTGRSTERLEFFSDAVFAIAMTLLVLDIRLPDTTAADLGRALANLAPEYFAYALSFVVIALNWAGHHRKFRLITGYDRRLVQLNLLLLLLVAFLPFPTSVLSEYAQTPAVVLYAATVAAISGVQCLIWLAARASGLLDAAVDRPLFFYVLRLMLVTVVVFTASIPVAVLGSADWALYSWILALPLTIAAARWAPSPSPSG; encoded by the coding sequence ATGGAATCGGCACGGGCGCGGTACCGGCGGCTGCTCGACACGGGGCGCTCCACCGAGCGGCTGGAGTTCTTCAGCGACGCCGTGTTCGCAATTGCGATGACACTGCTCGTGCTCGACATCCGGCTGCCCGACACCACCGCGGCAGACCTCGGACGCGCCCTGGCCAACCTGGCGCCGGAATACTTCGCCTACGCGCTGAGCTTCGTCGTGATCGCCCTGAACTGGGCCGGTCACCATCGCAAATTCCGGCTCATCACGGGATACGACCGGCGGCTCGTGCAACTGAATCTGCTGCTGCTCCTGCTCGTAGCGTTCCTGCCGTTTCCCACCTCGGTGCTCAGTGAATACGCCCAGACGCCGGCCGTGGTGCTGTACGCGGCCACGGTCGCCGCCATCAGCGGGGTGCAGTGCCTGATCTGGCTGGCCGCCCGGGCGTCGGGGCTGCTGGACGCCGCCGTGGATCGGCCGCTGTTCTTCTACGTGTTGCGGCTGATGCTCGTCACGGTCGTGGTCTTCACCGCGTCGATCCCGGTGGCCGTGCTCGGCTCGGCTGACTGGGCTCTGTACAGCTGGATCCTCGCCCTGCCGCTCACCATCGCCGCCGCCCGGTGGGCGCCGTCGCCGTCACCGTCAGGCTGA
- the purS gene encoding phosphoribosylformylglycinamidine synthase subunit PurS — protein sequence MPTIVVEVMPKAELLDPQGKAVAGALRRLGKTEFTGVRVGKRFELTVEGPADAALLAEVQELADTVLSNSVIEDVTDVYVLEVAAGETH from the coding sequence ATGCCAACCATCGTCGTAGAAGTTATGCCCAAGGCAGAACTGCTCGATCCCCAGGGCAAGGCCGTCGCCGGCGCCCTCCGCCGCCTCGGAAAGACCGAGTTCACCGGCGTGCGCGTCGGCAAGCGATTCGAACTCACCGTGGAGGGCCCCGCGGACGCCGCGCTGCTCGCCGAGGTGCAGGAACTCGCCGACACTGTGCTCTCCAACTCAGTGATCGAGGACGTGACCGACGTCTACGTTCTCGAGGTCGCCGCCGGAGAAACGCACTGA
- a CDS encoding energy-coupling factor transporter transmembrane component T family protein, whose translation MNASSALGAVTPSPLARRNPTVKLAILFIVSLALLFVFDPVTPGLLYLLGLAAVLGFARIPLRTLALAHLPFVGFALGILVVNALSRPGEVLVDLPPIRVTVAGLLVGSALALRTMAIGILSIGFIGTTDPVSLMTSLHQHARLSARVTFAVLAGYRMLQQLPREWQVIRQAQSVRAPLRSDGATRFGIREFGRAAFTLLVVSLRRGERMSQSLESRGLGLGARTVWRPVPLGPADWLLLAGTLGVLALVIVGVSRLGLGLGPGMLL comes from the coding sequence GTGAATGCGTCGAGCGCCCTCGGCGCGGTGACTCCCTCACCGCTGGCCCGGCGAAACCCCACGGTAAAGCTGGCGATCCTCTTCATCGTCTCGCTGGCACTGCTCTTCGTATTCGACCCGGTCACACCCGGCCTGCTCTACCTCCTCGGCCTCGCGGCAGTGCTCGGCTTTGCTCGGATCCCGCTGCGCACCCTCGCTCTGGCCCACCTGCCGTTCGTCGGCTTCGCCCTGGGTATCCTCGTCGTCAATGCCCTGAGCCGTCCCGGCGAGGTCCTGGTCGATCTGCCACCGATCCGGGTCACGGTGGCGGGGCTGCTGGTGGGATCGGCGCTGGCCCTGCGCACGATGGCCATCGGCATCCTGTCGATCGGATTCATCGGCACGACCGACCCTGTGTCCTTGATGACCAGCCTGCACCAGCACGCCCGGCTGAGCGCCCGGGTGACCTTCGCGGTGTTGGCCGGCTACCGGATGCTGCAACAGCTACCCCGGGAATGGCAGGTCATCCGCCAGGCGCAGTCGGTGCGGGCGCCCCTTCGCTCCGACGGTGCAACCCGGTTCGGCATCCGCGAATTCGGGCGCGCGGCGTTCACCCTTCTCGTGGTGTCCCTGCGGCGCGGCGAACGGATGTCGCAGTCCTTGGAGTCCCGCGGGCTCGGCCTGGGCGCCCGCACGGTGTGGCGGCCGGTGCCGCTCGGCCCGGCCGACTGGCTGCTGCTCGCCGGCACGCTGGGCGTTTTGGCGCTCGTGATCGTCGGGGTCAGCAGGCTGGGTTTGGGCCTCGGCCCGGGCATGCTGCTGTGA
- a CDS encoding YkoF family thiamine/hydroxymethylpyrimidine-binding protein has translation MTHPTPTLPDPAPMAFTPLEFGVGARITLAVMSDRYADIILDAIRSTDTAGLTVDTGVVSTFVGGAEADILRYLTDLIGAAAQSGHHVTATVHFSRGCPGEVVCALPGGAGPLRSEIPAATPVGIIAAGEWALYPLDDGGRPGVQPDHMRDIYAAIDFAKANGSFVASEHFVTRLQGDLATVLQTAAAGWILVGQSVQHVTSHLTLSINSPSAH, from the coding sequence ATGACACATCCCACCCCCACCCTGCCCGACCCGGCGCCGATGGCATTCACGCCGCTCGAATTCGGCGTGGGCGCCCGCATCACGCTCGCCGTGATGAGCGACCGCTACGCCGACATCATCCTGGACGCCATCCGGAGCACCGACACCGCCGGCCTCACCGTGGACACCGGTGTCGTGAGCACCTTCGTCGGCGGCGCCGAGGCCGACATCCTGCGCTACCTCACCGACCTCATCGGCGCGGCCGCGCAGAGCGGTCATCATGTGACTGCCACCGTGCACTTCTCCCGCGGATGCCCCGGCGAGGTCGTCTGCGCCCTGCCCGGCGGTGCCGGGCCGCTGCGCAGCGAGATCCCCGCGGCGACTCCCGTGGGCATCATCGCCGCGGGCGAGTGGGCGCTGTACCCGCTCGACGACGGCGGGCGCCCCGGAGTGCAGCCCGACCATATGCGCGACATCTACGCCGCCATCGACTTCGCCAAGGCGAATGGCAGCTTCGTCGCGTCCGAGCACTTCGTGACGCGACTCCAGGGCGACCTTGCCACCGTGCTGCAGACGGCCGCGGCCGGCTGGATCCTCGTGGGGCAGAGCGTGCAGCACGTCACCAGCCACCTCACGCTGTCGATCAACAGCCCCTCCGCGCACTGA